The DNA region TCACGGGTGTTTGGACTGCGATTTGGTTAACGGCTGGAGTTGGGATTCCAGCAACTATAACAGCAGCATCAACTTGGCCGAGTTTCAAGCTTTGTGCGGCCTCACTAAACTTTTGGTTGACCTTTTCAATGCTGTCCCAAACGCCTGCAGCCTTTAGTATCTGTTCGGCTGCAACTGCGGTACCACTTCCTGGAGCGCCAATTGCAACTTTTTTACCCTTTAGATCCTCTAAGCTCTTAATATCACTGTCAGCTCTAACTACAAATTGTACTGTCTCAGGATATAAAGCGGCGACACCCTTTAGTTTTTTAATTGAGGTGTCAAACATGTACAAACCGTTGTAGGCATAGTATGCAACATCGTTTTGGAGAATAGCTGCTTGGGCATTTCCATCCTCGATGGCCTTTGCATTTGCAACACTTGCACCGCTTGTAACGGCCTCTCCACTGACAACTGTTCCGTACTTATTCAAAAGCTCTGCATACTTTGAGCCAAGTGGGAAGTAAACACCACTAGTACCACCGGTGTAGATTGTAATTTTCGTTTTTTCAACGGAGCTCGTTGTGGTTTCTCCTTGTTGTGTGCAGCCAGAAACAACCAAACCAAGGGCCAACACAAAAACCAAAGCCAATGCTTTCCACTTCATTTCGGTTCCCTCTTACAAATTTTTCAATTTATACATTTGTCTTATTTTACCATAATTCCATATTCCACAGGTTTTCGTTATATATTTTACGGTTGTAAACTTTTACAAGCAAATAAATGTTTGGTTTTCGATTTAAAGCGGCAAAAATTCTCAAAAATTTCGCCAAATATGCCATATAAATTGACATTATAATGTCTATTTGAAGGGCAAACTTTTTTATTGATGGCTAGAATTTGATGTGGGGTTGCCAATGAAAGTTGTAATGACGACAAAAGTGGATATAGCTTCGATGAATATTAAGCAAAAACTGATTGAGAACTTTGGATTTAGGGAGAACGAGATGATTTTTGATGGAAACCAAGTATACAAAAAGAACAACATTTTAATCTTGACAACAAACGATGAGATGATTTATTACGATGGACTGGATCTTGAGATTGAAAAGCAGTTAGGTATTAAGCCTGAAATAATTGCATTTGCTTCGAGGCACTCAAGCAAGCAAAAGCTACCTACTTTGACAACACATGTAACTGGTAATTGGGGAAATGCAATGTTTGGAGGAAAAGACCAAAGTTTGGCAATTGCAGAACCTAACGCAATGAAGCTTGCCCTTTTAAAGATGAATGAGCTTAATGATCTTGGATGGACCGTTTGCTATGAATCTACCCACCACGGCCCGAGTGAGCTGAATGTTCCGTCATTCTTCATAGAGATTGGGAGTAGTGAAGAAGAGTGGAAAAACGATAAAGCCGGTGAAATCCTGGCTGAAACGATAGTTTATGTTCTCGATAATTATAAAAAGTCTAAAAACAAAACTGCGATTGGAATCGGCGGTGGGCACTATGCACCAAAGCAAACAAAAGTGGCATTTGAA from Palaeococcus pacificus DY20341 includes:
- a CDS encoding TAXI family TRAP transporter solute-binding subunit: MKWKALALVFVLALGLVVSGCTQQGETTTSSVEKTKITIYTGGTSGVYFPLGSKYAELLNKYGTVVSGEAVTSGASVANAKAIEDGNAQAAILQNDVAYYAYNGLYMFDTSIKKLKGVAALYPETVQFVVRADSDIKSLEDLKGKKVAIGAPGSGTAVAAEQILKAAGVWDSIEKVNQKFSEAAQSLKLGQVDAAVIVAGIPTPAVNQIAVQTPVRVLPISDDILNKLKDEGYIFYVRQIVPKGTYNGVEEDTPTVAVKAMLAVSADLPEDVVYEMTKILFEQVEDLRAVHQKAQAISLDTALDGMSIPLHPGAIKYYEEKGLSIPSELKG
- a CDS encoding D-aminoacyl-tRNA deacylase; translation: MKVVMTTKVDIASMNIKQKLIENFGFRENEMIFDGNQVYKKNNILILTTNDEMIYYDGLDLEIEKQLGIKPEIIAFASRHSSKQKLPTLTTHVTGNWGNAMFGGKDQSLAIAEPNAMKLALLKMNELNDLGWTVCYESTHHGPSELNVPSFFIEIGSSEEEWKNDKAGEILAETIVYVLDNYKKSKNKTAIGIGGGHYAPKQTKVAFETDLAFSHIAPKYAHPLSKEMLLKAIERTDGKVEAIYVDWKGSRGETRQLAKALAGEIGIEFIKD